A portion of the Coriobacteriia bacterium genome contains these proteins:
- a CDS encoding competence protein TfoX: MASSQEYHDYVLELLAGVDGIRTRKMMGEYIVYLDDVVVGGIYDDELLLKPFECLDALFPDAQRRLPYEGSKTMMVVVDSEDPSFLTEVFETLRGK, from the coding sequence ATGGCCTCATCGCAGGAGTACCACGACTACGTGCTGGAGCTGCTCGCGGGCGTCGATGGCATCAGGACGCGCAAGATGATGGGCGAGTACATCGTCTACCTCGATGATGTGGTCGTTGGCGGGATCTACGATGACGAGCTGCTGCTCAAGCCCTTCGAGTGCTTGGATGCGCTCTTCCCGGACGCGCAGCGCCGACTGCCCTACGAAGGCTCGAAGACGATGATGGTTGTCGTGGACTCGGAAGATCCCAGCTTCCTCACGGAGGTCTTCGAGACCCTGCGTGGGAAATAA
- a CDS encoding N-acetyltransferase, with protein sequence MRQSCPGNICLDWNGPSIGFYLLLGAKPMDERTAYRVTGDALDELASS encoded by the coding sequence ATAAGACAAAGCTGCCCCGGCAACATTTGTCTGGATTGGAATGGGCCATCCATCGGCTTCTACCTGTTACTTGGTGCCAAGCCGATGGACGAGCGGACGGCCTACCGGGTCACCGGCGATGCGCTCGACGAGCTCGCGAGCAGCTGA
- a CDS encoding nitroreductase family protein, with product MEDAIFTRVSIREFIDEPVSDEQVERLMEAAMAAPSAGNQQPWEFVLTRDPQVKEELAACSPYAHPAAKADLVIVPCVSAGEKRFEGCVPLDMSACTENILLEAQTLGLGAVWLGIYPEQDRIEAVAKVIGAEDGCIPFALIAVGHPKEMLEPRSPKRFDMSRVRWV from the coding sequence ATGGAAGATGCGATTTTCACACGTGTGAGCATCAGGGAGTTCATCGATGAGCCGGTGAGTGACGAGCAGGTCGAGCGGCTGATGGAGGCCGCGATGGCGGCTCCGTCGGCGGGCAATCAGCAGCCATGGGAATTCGTTCTCACGCGTGATCCGCAGGTAAAGGAAGAGCTTGCCGCATGCAGCCCGTATGCGCACCCCGCCGCCAAGGCCGACCTCGTCATCGTGCCGTGCGTATCGGCTGGCGAGAAGCGCTTCGAGGGCTGCGTTCCCCTGGACATGTCGGCTTGCACGGAGAACATCCTGCTCGAGGCGCAGACGTTGGGGTTGGGTGCCGTATGGCTGGGCATCTATCCCGAGCAAGACCGCATCGAGGCCGTCGCCAAGGTCATCGGGGCAGAAGACGGCTGCATCCCCTTTGCGCTCATCGCCGTCGGACATCCCAAGGAGATGCTCGAGCCGCGTAGCCCCAAGCGTTTCGATATGTCACGCGTCCGCTGGGTATAG
- a CDS encoding MBL fold metallo-hydrolase produces the protein MRLHVLASGSKGNAAIVENVATGEGLLIDCGICKRDFLSRCDEAGFDLRRLRGVLITHEHTDHTKGLGVVYRALAKLDVHPTLFAGQAVRNASRDIGELLEQGLCDIASFTAGDGLDLAGFAIHAFATSHDAAQSFGFRVECGGDAIGYVTDTGVVTPQAHEALGGCRLLAIEANHDPKMLAEGPYPYSLKRRIASERGHLSNEQAAAELTSLLHDGLTAVIAMHVSENNNDYELPAVALQDAIAREGHVAAVHVAYQRRLVSI, from the coding sequence ATGCGGCTTCATGTGCTCGCGAGCGGGTCAAAGGGTAACGCCGCCATCGTCGAGAACGTCGCGACGGGCGAGGGCCTGCTCATCGACTGCGGCATCTGCAAGCGCGATTTCCTCTCTCGCTGCGACGAGGCGGGCTTCGATTTGCGGCGGCTGAGGGGCGTCCTCATCACGCACGAGCACACCGACCATACCAAGGGACTCGGGGTGGTCTACCGGGCGCTCGCCAAGCTTGACGTGCATCCGACGCTTTTCGCAGGGCAGGCCGTGCGCAATGCCAGCCGCGACATCGGCGAGTTGCTCGAGCAGGGTCTCTGCGACATTGCCTCCTTTACCGCTGGTGACGGGCTTGACCTTGCCGGATTCGCGATTCACGCGTTTGCCACCTCGCATGATGCGGCGCAGTCCTTCGGCTTTCGCGTCGAATGCGGTGGCGACGCGATCGGCTACGTGACTGACACGGGCGTCGTGACGCCCCAGGCGCATGAGGCGCTGGGCGGGTGCCGTCTCCTCGCGATCGAGGCAAACCATGACCCGAAGATGCTCGCCGAGGGGCCGTATCCGTACTCGCTCAAGCGGCGCATCGCCTCGGAGCGCGGGCATCTCTCCAACGAGCAGGCAGCCGCCGAGCTCACGAGCTTGCTGCATGACGGGCTTACGGCAGTCATCGCCATGCACGTCTCCGAGAACAATAACGACTACGAGCTGCCCGCCGTCGCGCTGCAAGACGCGATTGCCCGCGAAGGTCATGTCGCCGCCGTGCACGTGGCGTATCAGCGCCGGCTCGTCTCGATTTAG
- a CDS encoding type II toxin-antitoxin system antitoxin, RelB/DinJ family produces the protein MASTMVNVRMDEDVKRDMEIACKELGMSMSTAFNIFAKKMGREHRIPFEVSYDPFYNRENLDHIRRGVASLDEGHGIVHELVDDE, from the coding sequence GTGGCGAGCACGATGGTAAACGTCCGCATGGACGAGGACGTCAAACGCGACATGGAAATCGCATGCAAGGAGCTTGGCATGAGCATGAGCACGGCATTCAACATCTTCGCCAAGAAGATGGGCCGCGAGCATCGCATCCCCTTCGAGGTCTCGTACGATCCCTTCTACAACAGAGAGAATCTGGATCACATCAGACGTGGCGTAGCGTCGCTCGACGAGGGGCACGGTATCGTTCACGAGCTGGTGGACGATGAATAA
- a CDS encoding Txe/YoeB family addiction module toxin, producing MNKVWAPEAWEDYVWWQSQDRKTLKRINLLIKDIERNGMSTGIGKPEPLRGDLSGLWSRRIDECNRLVYRIVGSNIEIASCRYHYGER from the coding sequence ATGAATAAGGTCTGGGCTCCCGAAGCTTGGGAAGACTACGTGTGGTGGCAATCCCAGGATCGTAAAACACTCAAGAGAATCAACTTGCTCATAAAGGATATCGAGCGAAACGGCATGTCAACAGGTATCGGGAAACCCGAACCGCTGCGTGGTGACTTGTCAGGTCTATGGTCAAGGCGCATCGACGAATGTAACAGGCTCGTCTACCGGATTGTCGGGTCGAACATCGAAATCGCCTCGTGCCGATATCACTACGGGGAGAGGTGA
- a CDS encoding LysR family transcriptional regulator produces MDVRQLKYFLVTAQLEHVTHAARKLSIAQPALSQSLHRLEAELGVKLFVREGRNLRLTEEGAYLRDRLSPIVAELDSACAGLEAFAKAEASTVNLCIATASVIAVDAIGTFAPQHAETRFDVNRDDASPRNDIIIDTVQNADGKSGKTDIANSHADFAERVCIAIPASRSHGEAIALDELADARFISLAGSRRFRSICDELCASRGFEPDVMFESDNPAVVRKMISLGLGVGFWPERSWGPVNGDDVIVLPLADDTFSRTIHLELTPRGIEKEAARTFFEHLVEHFASVWER; encoded by the coding sequence ATGGACGTAAGGCAGCTCAAGTACTTTCTCGTGACGGCGCAGCTGGAGCATGTCACCCATGCGGCACGCAAGCTCTCCATAGCGCAACCCGCCCTCTCGCAATCGCTCCACAGGCTCGAGGCGGAGTTGGGCGTGAAGCTCTTTGTCCGGGAGGGAAGAAACCTGAGGCTGACCGAGGAAGGCGCCTACCTGAGAGACAGGCTCTCCCCCATCGTGGCGGAGCTCGACAGCGCATGCGCAGGCCTCGAGGCGTTCGCAAAAGCCGAGGCAAGCACGGTGAACCTCTGCATCGCGACCGCCTCGGTCATCGCTGTCGATGCAATCGGCACCTTCGCGCCCCAGCACGCAGAGACGCGATTCGACGTCAACAGGGATGACGCATCGCCCCGCAACGACATCATCATCGACACGGTCCAAAACGCGGATGGCAAAAGCGGCAAGACCGACATCGCGAACTCCCACGCCGACTTCGCGGAGCGCGTCTGCATAGCCATCCCGGCATCGAGATCACATGGAGAAGCTATCGCACTCGACGAGCTCGCGGATGCGCGTTTCATCAGCCTCGCGGGATCGAGGCGCTTTCGCTCCATCTGCGACGAGCTGTGCGCGAGCAGGGGCTTCGAGCCCGACGTCATGTTCGAGAGCGACAATCCGGCCGTGGTCCGAAAGATGATAAGCTTGGGCTTGGGCGTCGGATTCTGGCCCGAGCGCAGCTGGGGTCCCGTCAACGGCGACGACGTCATCGTCTTGCCGTTGGCAGATGACACCTTCTCGAGGACGATTCACCTCGAACTTACGCCACGCGGCATCGAGAAGGAAGCGGCGCGTACGTTCTTCGAACACCTCGTCGAGCACTTCGCGAGCGTATGGGAGAGATGA
- a CDS encoding XRE family transcriptional regulator, whose protein sequence is MSFRENLQYLRATHNMTQEQLAMILGVSRQSVTKWESEKSYPEMDKLLRMCQIFDCTLDELVQGDLTGRPVESAASVVPGTPPVDVVGYDEHMRGFARKVSIGVFSIVFGVALSILFFCAADIDTYSPLEGLFSENVYTALGALLLFAGVGVGLAMLIPGGMGHSAFVREHPYIEDFYTQAQKEEARKHFSWRLVGGIMCILVGVCFVIATADTALSECVAPSVMLMLIACGAGLIVYGGMMYGRMNIANYNRSAGEVLEAHEIESAPLTDEQKRELLQTHATDKRIGAICGCIMIIATIAGLVMLFVPTHSYAQSLFWLAWPIGGLLCGIVSLLMKAFGSDERS, encoded by the coding sequence ATGAGCTTTCGAGAAAACCTCCAGTACTTGCGCGCAACACACAACATGACCCAGGAGCAGCTGGCCATGATACTCGGCGTGAGCCGGCAGTCGGTGACCAAATGGGAATCCGAGAAGTCGTACCCGGAGATGGACAAGCTCCTGCGCATGTGCCAGATATTCGACTGCACGCTCGACGAGCTCGTGCAGGGAGACCTTACCGGCCGTCCGGTGGAGTCAGCAGCCTCGGTGGTGCCGGGAACGCCGCCGGTCGATGTCGTGGGTTATGACGAGCACATGCGGGGGTTTGCCCGCAAGGTTTCGATTGGCGTCTTCTCCATCGTCTTCGGCGTCGCGCTGTCAATCCTGTTCTTCTGTGCCGCCGACATTGACACGTATAGTCCGCTGGAGGGTTTGTTTTCCGAGAACGTCTACACGGCGTTGGGAGCCTTGCTCTTGTTTGCGGGCGTGGGGGTCGGGCTCGCCATGCTCATACCCGGTGGTATGGGTCACAGCGCGTTCGTACGCGAGCATCCCTACATCGAGGATTTCTACACGCAGGCCCAGAAGGAAGAAGCGCGCAAGCACTTCAGCTGGCGCCTTGTGGGTGGCATCATGTGCATACTCGTCGGCGTCTGCTTTGTCATCGCCACCGCCGACACGGCGCTGTCCGAATGCGTCGCCCCATCCGTCATGCTCATGCTCATAGCATGTGGCGCGGGACTTATCGTGTACGGTGGCATGATGTACGGCCGCATGAACATCGCCAACTACAATCGCAGCGCCGGCGAGGTGCTGGAGGCGCACGAGATCGAGTCGGCACCCCTGACCGATGAGCAGAAGCGCGAGCTTCTCCAAACGCACGCGACCGACAAACGTATCGGCGCGATTTGCGGCTGCATCATGATCATTGCCACCATCGCCGGCCTCGTTATGCTCTTCGTACCGACGCACTCGTACGCGCAGTCGCTTTTCTGGCTTGCGTGGCCCATCGGCGGCCTGTTGTGCGGCATCGTCTCACTGCTCATGAAGGCCTTCGGGTCCGACGAGCGTTCGTGA
- a CDS encoding peptide ABC transporter ATP-binding protein: MDILKVTNLTKVYGKGAQATCALDDVSFSIPEGQFVAIVGASGSGKSTLLHLIGGVDRPTSGTVELNGANIYARTDEQLAVFRRREVGLVYQFYNLVPILNVAENITLPVALDGRAVNEERLSALMRTLGLQGYGNRLPNQLSGGQQQRVAIGRALMNNPAIVLADEPTGNLDSQNSREIMALLEAANREAGQTLIVITHDDDIALSADRIIAIEDGRIVSDERIR; encoded by the coding sequence ATGGACATCCTCAAGGTCACCAACCTGACGAAGGTCTACGGTAAGGGAGCGCAGGCGACATGTGCGCTGGACGACGTCTCGTTTTCGATTCCGGAGGGCCAGTTCGTCGCCATCGTTGGCGCATCGGGCTCGGGCAAGTCGACGCTCTTGCATCTCATCGGCGGAGTGGATCGCCCCACGTCGGGTACCGTCGAGCTCAACGGCGCGAACATCTACGCACGCACCGACGAGCAACTCGCCGTGTTTCGACGCCGCGAGGTGGGCCTCGTCTACCAGTTCTACAACCTCGTGCCCATACTCAACGTCGCCGAGAACATCACGCTGCCGGTTGCCCTGGATGGGCGCGCCGTGAACGAGGAGCGCCTCTCCGCGCTCATGCGCACGCTCGGGCTTCAAGGTTATGGCAACCGCCTACCCAATCAGCTTTCCGGCGGTCAGCAGCAGCGCGTGGCCATCGGACGTGCACTCATGAACAACCCGGCCATCGTATTGGCCGACGAGCCCACGGGCAATCTCGACTCGCAGAACTCCCGCGAGATCATGGCACTTCTGGAAGCGGCAAACCGCGAGGCGGGACAGACGCTCATCGTCATCACGCATGACGATGACATCGCGCTGTCCGCCGACCGCATCATCGCGATCGAGGATGGCCGCATCGTATCCGACGAGAGGATCCGATGA
- a CDS encoding sensor histidine kinase, giving the protein MSRQVVFLAMLCVAVTGAAFLAVGVEAALCCAILSLVVFVFFLVVSLRRRAEIRRLTDEIDEVLNLGRRLSFSNCREGDIAVLANELEKMVARLARLTAQLESEKTSLADSLADISHQIRTPLTAAELMLPAIERAEGEEQRKILVRDLEHLLDRVSWLVATLLKMAKVDAGALHMESRPVRVGDAVARACEPLALSLDLRGITLVTTIPDNATFTGDETWCAEAIENIVKNSMEHCKAGGTITIRASEDTLACHISISDDGPGISEEDFPHLFERFYRGSASKEGEGFGVGLALARSLVSGQGGTLRAANLHGEDGTPAGAVFEIAFPKLCV; this is encoded by the coding sequence ATGAGCAGGCAGGTCGTATTCCTCGCCATGCTGTGCGTCGCCGTCACCGGTGCGGCGTTCCTTGCCGTCGGCGTGGAGGCCGCACTCTGTTGCGCCATCCTCTCCCTTGTCGTCTTCGTCTTCTTCCTCGTCGTCTCGCTGCGCCGCCGTGCCGAGATACGACGCCTCACGGATGAGATCGACGAGGTCCTCAACCTCGGCAGGCGCCTGAGCTTCTCGAATTGCCGCGAGGGCGACATCGCCGTGCTCGCCAACGAGCTTGAGAAGATGGTGGCGCGTCTTGCCCGGCTCACCGCCCAGCTCGAAAGCGAGAAGACCTCGCTGGCAGACTCCCTCGCCGATATATCGCACCAGATACGCACGCCGCTCACGGCAGCCGAGCTCATGTTGCCGGCCATCGAGCGCGCGGAGGGCGAGGAACAGCGCAAGATCCTCGTACGTGACCTCGAGCACCTGCTCGACCGGGTGTCGTGGCTCGTCGCCACGCTGCTTAAGATGGCCAAGGTCGATGCCGGGGCGCTGCACATGGAGTCGCGACCGGTGCGCGTCGGCGATGCGGTCGCCCGGGCCTGCGAGCCACTTGCGCTGTCGCTCGACCTGCGCGGCATCACGCTCGTCACGACCATCCCCGACAACGCCACGTTCACGGGCGACGAAACCTGGTGTGCCGAGGCAATCGAGAACATCGTCAAGAACTCGATGGAGCACTGCAAGGCCGGCGGGACGATCACCATACGCGCCAGCGAAGATACCCTCGCCTGCCACATCTCCATCAGCGACGACGGGCCCGGCATATCCGAGGAAGACTTCCCCCACCTCTTCGAGCGCTTCTACCGAGGTAGCGCATCGAAGGAGGGCGAGGGTTTTGGCGTGGGACTCGCGCTTGCCCGTTCGCTTGTCTCCGGACAGGGCGGCACGCTGCGCGCAGCCAACCTGCACGGTGAGGATGGCACGCCCGCCGGCGCCGTCTTCGAAATCGCCTTTCCCAAGCTCTGCGTCTGA
- a CDS encoding DNA-binding response regulator — MKILVVEDDPLIVRTLGELLEAEGYEVATTARQDEATTLLAQSTFDLLLLDITLAQGNGFAVCAAARQAHPDMPVIFLTASDDEYSTVAGLDMGAVDYIAKPFRARELLSRMRVALRQNTSGGCALRIGNLCLDPTTAVVSKDGEEIVLSALEYRLLLYFLQNQGRLITREMLRDAIWDTAGEYVSDNSINVYIRRLRERVEDDPAHPEIIVTVRGLGYRIGAGQ; from the coding sequence GTGAAGATTCTCGTCGTGGAAGACGATCCGCTCATCGTGCGAACCCTGGGTGAGCTTCTCGAAGCGGAAGGCTACGAGGTCGCCACGACCGCCCGCCAGGACGAGGCGACCACGCTTCTAGCGCAGTCGACCTTTGACCTCCTCCTTCTCGACATCACCCTTGCGCAGGGAAACGGCTTTGCCGTCTGCGCCGCCGCCCGTCAAGCGCATCCGGACATGCCGGTCATCTTCCTCACGGCATCCGACGACGAGTACTCGACCGTTGCCGGACTCGACATGGGGGCGGTCGATTACATCGCGAAGCCCTTTCGCGCACGCGAGCTGCTCTCGCGTATGAGGGTCGCGTTGCGGCAAAACACCAGTGGCGGTTGTGCGCTACGTATCGGAAACCTGTGTCTCGACCCGACAACGGCCGTGGTGAGCAAAGACGGCGAAGAGATCGTGCTTTCGGCCCTCGAATACCGTCTACTCCTCTACTTCCTGCAGAACCAGGGACGGCTCATCACGCGCGAGATGCTGCGCGATGCCATCTGGGATACGGCGGGCGAATACGTCTCCGACAACTCCATCAACGTCTATATCCGCCGCCTGCGCGAGCGCGTCGAGGACGACCCCGCGCATCCGGAAATCATCGTCACAGTCCGCGGGCTCGGCTACCGCATCGGAGCGGGGCAATGA
- a CDS encoding Fe-S oxidoreductase, with translation MGFGCMRLPLLDENDVKSIDIPQFEQMVDTFMEAGNTYFDTAFVYHEGESEVALGKALVARYPRESFTIATKCLAWAMPNEQAAKECLDISLKRLGTDYVDYFLHHNVGGKRTAKFDEYGMWDWAQEQKAAGKIRYVGFSMHDDADCLDKLLTEHPEMDFVQLQVNYLDWNDPHNDAQRLMEVAEKHGKPVIIMEPARGGRLCNLPDDVAAILEEAKPGSTQAEWAYRFCWNLPNVISVLSGMSNMDQAHENVASYANNQPFTAAEHEALERAITKLRSLAEIPCTACNYCVKGCPSGVKIPTVMELLNLESMTHDHEFVKELYSWQTAEGRASECIKCGLCESMCPQQIDIINQLELAVEKYE, from the coding sequence ATGGGCTTTGGCTGCATGAGGCTCCCTCTTCTCGACGAAAACGACGTCAAGAGCATCGACATCCCCCAGTTCGAGCAGATGGTCGATACCTTCATGGAGGCCGGCAATACCTATTTCGATACCGCGTTCGTCTATCACGAGGGCGAGTCCGAGGTGGCGCTCGGCAAGGCGCTCGTCGCGCGCTATCCGCGTGAGTCGTTCACCATTGCAACCAAATGCCTGGCATGGGCAATGCCCAATGAGCAGGCTGCCAAGGAGTGCCTCGATATCTCGCTCAAGCGCCTCGGCACCGATTACGTGGACTACTTCCTGCATCATAACGTGGGCGGCAAGCGTACGGCCAAGTTCGATGAGTATGGCATGTGGGATTGGGCGCAAGAGCAGAAGGCCGCCGGAAAGATCCGCTACGTGGGCTTCTCCATGCACGATGATGCCGATTGTCTGGACAAGCTCCTCACGGAGCACCCCGAGATGGACTTCGTGCAACTCCAGGTGAACTACCTCGACTGGAACGATCCTCACAATGACGCGCAGCGTCTCATGGAGGTGGCAGAGAAGCATGGCAAGCCGGTCATCATCATGGAGCCGGCTCGCGGTGGACGCCTTTGCAACTTGCCGGATGATGTGGCGGCCATTCTCGAGGAGGCAAAGCCCGGCTCGACGCAGGCCGAATGGGCCTATCGCTTCTGCTGGAACCTCCCCAATGTCATCTCCGTGCTCTCGGGCATGTCGAACATGGATCAGGCGCACGAGAACGTCGCGTCCTACGCGAATAACCAGCCCTTCACGGCTGCCGAGCACGAGGCGCTCGAGCGCGCAATCACGAAGCTGCGCTCGCTGGCGGAGATTCCCTGTACGGCCTGCAACTACTGCGTCAAGGGTTGCCCTTCGGGCGTGAAGATTCCCACGGTCATGGAGCTTCTGAACCTCGAATCCATGACGCATGACCACGAGTTCGTGAAGGAACTCTACAGCTGGCAGACAGCCGAAGGCAGGGCAAGCGAGTGCATCAAGTGCGGCCTCTGTGAGAGCATGTGCCCCCAGCAAATCGACATCATCAACCAGCTTGAACTTGCCGTCGAGAAATACGAATAA
- a CDS encoding RNA polymerase subunit sigma-24, translating to MNAHGATVWHVCMGYFRSEHDAQDAFQETFLKYALADTTSFNDDAHRKAWLITVASNVCKDMLRAHRRNDEPLDEAIASEALISRDSETQPDCGRMELMEAFRSLDDPPRLPLYLALYEGYTAPEIAEMLDAPVNTVYSWIARGKKTLKEALS from the coding sequence ATGAACGCCCACGGGGCGACCGTCTGGCACGTGTGTATGGGGTATTTCCGTTCGGAGCACGACGCGCAGGATGCGTTCCAGGAGACCTTCCTCAAGTATGCGCTTGCCGATACGACGAGCTTCAACGATGATGCCCATCGCAAGGCATGGCTCATCACGGTCGCATCAAACGTCTGCAAGGACATGCTGCGGGCGCATCGTCGCAACGACGAGCCTCTCGACGAGGCAATCGCGTCAGAGGCGCTCATTTCCCGTGACAGCGAGACACAACCCGATTGCGGCCGTATGGAGCTCATGGAGGCGTTCCGGTCTCTCGATGACCCGCCCCGTTTGCCGCTCTACCTCGCGCTGTACGAGGGATACACGGCACCCGAGATTGCCGAGATGCTCGATGCTCCCGTCAACACCGTCTATTCCTGGATAGCTCGGGGCAAGAAAACGCTGAAGGAGGCCCTCTCGTGA
- a CDS encoding MATE family efflux transporter, with translation MTQDMNRHFSMSALLKYTFPTICMMIFTSLYEVVDGFFVSNFVGKTALAAVNLAWPVVMILATIGLMTGTGGSALVAKTRGEGDDEKANRYFSMLVIFTIVLAVMLAVIGQLILVPLLEAFGAQGALLDESVIYGRWVLLALPFYALQFAFQIFYSTAGKPNYGFYVIVAAGVVNVVLDWLFICVFGWGIAGGAIATALGQVVGGLIPLVYFLRKHNSSLLRLVRTRLEWRPIGRSCLNGCSELVSNIAMSLTTMLYNFQLMRYIGEDGVAAFSVIGYTAMIFAAIFMGYALGSSPLMSYQYGARNRKEMRSILLKSLGFIGVGSVFMFLAAEWLAGPLSAIFVSYDAALLEFTVNAYQIYAFAFLIMGIPIYASALFTSLGNGIVSAIIAFLRTLVFECGAVLLLPLILGIDGIWLSVTVGELAAAILSICFMVAFRKRYGYGKRGVVGNSKM, from the coding sequence ATGACGCAGGACATGAACCGGCACTTTTCCATGAGTGCCCTTCTCAAATACACGTTTCCGACGATTTGCATGATGATCTTCACCTCGCTCTACGAGGTGGTGGATGGTTTCTTCGTCTCGAACTTCGTCGGCAAGACCGCGTTGGCGGCCGTCAACCTGGCCTGGCCCGTCGTCATGATCCTCGCGACGATTGGCCTCATGACGGGCACGGGCGGTAGCGCGCTGGTCGCCAAGACCCGTGGCGAGGGCGACGACGAGAAGGCCAACCGCTACTTCAGCATGCTCGTCATCTTCACGATCGTCCTCGCGGTCATGCTCGCCGTCATCGGGCAGCTGATCCTCGTGCCGTTACTCGAGGCCTTCGGAGCGCAGGGCGCGTTGCTTGACGAGAGCGTCATCTACGGTCGTTGGGTGCTGCTCGCGCTGCCGTTCTACGCGCTGCAGTTCGCGTTCCAGATCTTCTATTCCACGGCAGGCAAGCCCAACTACGGCTTCTACGTCATCGTTGCCGCGGGCGTCGTGAACGTCGTGCTCGACTGGCTGTTCATCTGCGTCTTTGGCTGGGGGATTGCGGGAGGCGCCATCGCCACGGCGCTCGGTCAGGTGGTGGGTGGCCTCATTCCGCTCGTCTACTTCTTGCGCAAGCACAACTCGAGCCTGTTGCGCCTGGTCAGGACGCGCCTTGAGTGGCGACCCATCGGCAGGTCCTGCCTCAACGGATGCTCCGAGCTCGTCTCCAACATCGCCATGAGTCTCACGACCATGCTCTACAACTTCCAGCTCATGCGCTACATCGGCGAAGATGGCGTCGCGGCGTTCAGCGTCATCGGCTACACGGCGATGATCTTCGCGGCCATCTTCATGGGCTATGCGCTCGGCAGCTCGCCGCTCATGAGCTATCAATACGGTGCGCGCAATCGCAAGGAGATGCGCAGCATCCTGCTCAAGAGCCTGGGGTTCATCGGCGTGGGCAGCGTCTTCATGTTCCTGGCCGCCGAATGGCTTGCCGGGCCGCTCTCCGCCATATTCGTGAGCTATGACGCGGCGTTGCTCGAGTTCACGGTCAACGCGTACCAGATCTACGCCTTCGCCTTCCTCATCATGGGTATTCCCATCTATGCTTCGGCGTTGTTCACCTCGCTTGGCAACGGTATCGTCTCCGCCATCATCGCCTTTCTGCGCACCCTCGTGTTCGAGTGCGGCGCGGTATTGCTGCTCCCCTTGATTTTGGGTATCGACGGCATCTGGCTTTCCGTCACGGTGGGCGAGCTGGCGGCCGCCATCCTCTCGATTTGCTTCATGGTCGCGTTCAGGAAGCGCTATGGGTACGGCAAGCGCGGGGTCGTCGGCAATAGCAAAATGTGA